A genomic segment from Zygotorulaspora mrakii chromosome 1, complete sequence encodes:
- the ACC1 gene encoding acetyl-CoA carboxylase ACC1 (similar to Saccharomyces cerevisiae HFA1 (YMR207C) and ACC1 (YNR016C); ancestral locus Anc_6.311), with protein sequence MSEESLFDVSSQKQEYEVTDFSPKHSKLSPHFIGYHTVDTAEDSPLKNFVKSHGGHTVISKVLIANNGIAAVKEIRSVRKWAYETFGNERAVQFVAMATPDDLEANAEYIRMADQYVEVPGGTNNNNYANVDLIVDIAERADVDAVWAGWGHASENPILPESLAKSKRKVIFIGPPGNAMRSLGDKISSTIVAQHAKVPCIPWSGTGVDEVKIDSETNLVSVAPDVYEKGCCTSPEDGLVKAKKIGFPVMIKASEGGGGKGIRKVESEDDFVTLYHQAANEIPGSPIFIMKLAGKARHLEVQLLADQYGTNISLFGRDCSVQRRHQKIIEEAPVTIAKQDTFGEMEKAAIRLGKLVGYVSAGTVEYLYSHDDNKFYFLELNPRLQVEHPTTEMVSGVNLPAAQLQIAMGIPMHRITDIRILYGLNPHTATEIDFEFKNQDSLKSQRKPTPKGHCTACRITSEDPNEGFKPSGGSLHELNFRSSSNVWGYFSVGNNGGIHSFSDSQFGHIFAFGENRQASRKHMVVALKELSIRGDFRTTVEYLIKLLETEDFEDNTITTGWLDDLISQKMTAEKPDSTLAVVCGAATKAFIASEASRQEYISSLQRGQVPAKTLLQTMFPVEFIHEGKRYKFTVAKSADDRYTLFINGSKCEVRARKLSDGGLLIAVGGKSHTIYWKEEVSATRLSVDSMTTLLEVENDPTQLRSPSPGKLVKFLVENGEHIKTGQPYAEVEVMKMQMPLLAQESGVVQLLKQPGSTIAAGDIIAILTLDDPSKVKHALPFEGMLPDFGAPVIEGTKPAYKFNSLVTTLQNILKGYDNQVIMNASLKQLIEVLRDPHLPYSEWKLQISALHSRLPIKLDEQLEQLVDRSSKRGALFPARQLSKLMESAMKQPGTDPMLSTVMAPLLDITTRYANGLQAHEHSVFVKFLEEYYDVEKLFSAPNVREENVILKLRDENVDDLQKVVIIVLSHAKVAAKNNLILAILKHYQPLCKLSSDVAAIISVPLKHIVELESKATAKVALQAREILIQGALPSVKERTEQIEHILKSSVVKTSYGDTNPKRTEPDMEILKDLIDSNYVVFDVLSQFLNHPDSSVSAAAAQVYVRRAYRAYTIGDVIVHEATNPICEWKFQLPSAAFTAVPQMKSKLGMNRAISVSDLTYTADSQSSPLRTGILASADHLDDVDEILSQSLEIIPHGNSLSSNGPAPDRSGSAAPSLSNVANIYVNSTDGFESDVDVLKRLREILDLNKQELIDAAIRRITFMFGFKDGSYPKYYTFKGPSYDEDETIRHIEPALAFQLELGRMSNFNIKSIFTENRNIHVYEAVGKTSPLDKRFFTRGIIRTGRIREDISIQEYLTSEANRLMSDILDNLEIIDTSNSDLNHIFINFSAVFDISPQDVEAAFGGFLQRFGKRLLRLRVASAELRIITKDPQTGAAVPLRALINNVSGYVVKTELYTEVKNAKGEWVFKSLGKPGSMHLRLIATPYPVKEWLQPKRYKAHLMGTTYVYDFPDLFHQAAASRWEAYSPKTRLSDDFFVANELIEDENGELTEVDREPGANAIGMVAFKITVKTPEYPRGRQFVIVANDITFKIGSFGPQEDEFFNKVTEYARKRGIPRIYLSANSGARIGIAEELVPLYKVAWNDPNDQTRGFDYLYLTSDNLEELKKYGKENSVVTERIVEDGEERHVIKAIIGAEDGLGVECLKGSGLIAGATSKAYQDIFTCTLVTCRSVGIGAYLVRLGQRAIQIEGQPIILTGAPAINKVLGREVYSSNLQLGGTQIMYNNGVSHLTAPDDFAAVEKILEWLSYVPAKRNMPVPILETDDKWDREIGFVPTRDEAYDVRWMLEGRETADGFESGLFDKSSFFETLSGWARGVVVGRARLGGIPLGVIAVETRMVEHLIPADPANPDSTETLVQEAGGVWYPNSAFKTAQAINDFNNGEQLPLMILANWRGFSGGQRDMYNEVLKYGSFIVDALVDYKQPIMVYIPPTGELRGGSWVVVDPTINPDQMEMYADVDSRAGILEPAGMVGVKYRREKLLGTMARLDPAYKSLKAKLADSSLSSEDHQEISKQLAAREQLLSPIYSQISVQFADLHDRSTRMVAKGVIKKELHWVEARRFFFWRLRRRLNEEYLIKRLDAELPHAPRLEKIARLRSWYPASVDHDNDRQVATWIEENYQLLDEHLKTLKLESFAQGLAKSIRTDHDNVITGLAAVLKMLSAEDKEKLTKSLK encoded by the coding sequence ATGAGTGAGGAAAGTTTATTTGATGTTTCTTCGCAGAAGCAAGAGTATGAAGTCACAGATTTTTCACCAAAACATTCTAAATTATCGCCTCATTTCATAGGCTATCACACAGTCGATACAGCTGAAGATTCGCCACTCAAAAATTTCGTTAAAAGTCATGGTGGTCACACGGTTATCTCAAAAGTTTTAATTGCAAATAATGGTATTGCAGCAGTTAAAGAAATTCGTTCTGTAAGAAAATGGGCGTACGAAACTTTTGGCAATGAAAGAGCAGTTCAATTCGTTGCAATGGCAACACCTGATGATTTAGAAGCAAATGCTGAATACATTCGTATGGCAGATCAATACGTCGAGGTGCCAGGTGGGacaaataataataactATGCTAATGTTGACTTAATTGTTGATATCGCGGAAAGAGCAGATGTTGATGCAGTTTGGGCTGGTTGGGGTCATGCTTCAGAAAATCCAATACTTCCGGAAAGTTTAGCAAaatcgaaaagaaaagttaTCTTTATTGGTCCTCCTGGTAATGCCATGAGATCGTTGGGtgataaaatttcttcaaccATTGTCGCCCAACATGCAAAAGTGCCTTGTATTCCATGGTCTGGTACAGGTGTTGATGAAGTTAAAATTGATAGTGAAACAAATTTGGTCTCTGTTGCACCAGATGTTTACGAAAAAGGTTGCTGTACATCACCAGAAGACGGTTTAGTAAAAGCAAAAAAGATCGGTTTCCCGGTTATGATCAAAGCCTCCGAaggtggtggtggtaaAGGTATTAGAAAAGTTGAGAGTGAAGACGATTTCGTTACTTTATATCATCAGGCAGCAAATGAAATTCCCGGTTCACCAATATTTATTATGAAATTGGCTGGCAAAGCCCGTCATTTGGAGGTTCAGTTATTAGCAGATCAATATGGTacaaatatttcattattcGGTAGAGATTGTTCTGTCCAAAGACgtcatcaaaaaattattgaagaagCACCTGTTACAATTGCAAAACAAGATACTTTTGGTGAGATGGAAAAAGCTGCAATCAGATTAGGTAAATTAGTTGGATACGTTTCTGCGGGTACTGTTGAATATTTATATTCTCATGATGATAATAAGTTTTATTTCTTGGAATTAAATCCAAGACTACAAGTCGAACATCCAACAACCGAAATGGTTAGTGGTGTTAATTTACCAGCTGCTCAATTACAAATTGCCATGGGTATCCCTATGCACAGAATTACGGATATCAGAATATTATATGGTTTAAATCCTCATACCGCAACagaaattgattttgaattcaaaaatcaagattcACTCAAATCACAAAGAAAACCAACTCCAAAAGGTCATTGTACCGCTTGTCGTATTACTTCTGAAGATCCAAACGAAGGTTTTAAACCTTCTGGTGGTTCTTTGCATGAATTGAATTTCCGCTCTTCTTCGAACGTATGGGGTTACTTTTCTGTTGGTAATAATGGTGGCattcattcattttcagattcTCAATTCGGTCATATATTTGCATTTGGTGAAAATAGACAAGCATCAAGAAAGCATATGGTTGTTGCTTTAAAAGAATTATCAATTAGAGGTGATTTTAGAACAACTGTTGAGTACTTGATTAAACTTTTAGAGAcagaagattttgaagataatACTATTACCACTGGTTGGTTAGACGATTTAATCTCTCAAAAGATGACGGCTGAAAAACCAGACTCAACTTTAGCTGTTGTATGTGGTGCTGCAACAAAAGCCTTTATTGCGTCAGAAGCTTCTCGTCAAGAATACATCAGTTCCTTACAGCGAGGCCAAGTTCCAGCCAAAACGTTATTACAGACAATGTTCCCAGTTGAGTTTATTCATGAAGGCAAAAGATATAAATTTACAGTTGCAAAGTCTGCTGATGATCGTTATACATTATTTATCAATGGTTCTAAATGTGAAGTACGCGCTCGTAAACTTTCCGATGGTGGTTTATTAATCGCTGTTGGAGGTAAATCTCATACTATTTATTGGAAAGAAGAGGTTTCTGCTACAAGATTATCTGTTGATTCAATGACGACTTTATTGGAAGTTGAGAATGATCCAACTCAATTACGTTCTCCCTCTCCTGGTAAATTAGTTAAATTTTTAGTTGAAAATGGTGAACATATTAAGACTGGTCAACCATATGCTGAAGTGGAAGTTATGAAAATGCAGATGCCTTTACTTGCACAAGAAAGTGGTGTCGTTCAACTATTGAAACAACCTGGCTCCACTATTGCTGCAGGTGATATTATAGCTATCTTAACTTTGGATGATCCATCAAAGGTTAAACATGCTTTACCATTTGAAGGTATGTTACCAGATTTCGGTGCTCCTGTTATTGAAGGTACCAAACCTGCCTATAAATTTAACTCCTTGGTTACAACGTTGCAGAATATTTTAAAAGGTTATGATAATCAAGTTATTATGAACGCTTCTTTAAAACAATTGATTGAAGTATTAAGAGATCCACATTTACCTTACTCAGAATGGAAATTGCAAATTTCAGCTCTACATTCAAGATTGCCAATTAAATTGGACGAACAGTTGGAACAACTTGTTGATCGTTCTTCCAAACGTGGTGCTTTGTTTCCTGCAAGACAGCTGTCCAAGTTAATGGAAAGTGCTATGAAACAACCAGGTACTGACCCTATGTTATCTACTGTGATGGCTCCATTGTTGGATATTACCACACGTTATGCTAACGGTTTACAAGCTCATGAACATTCTGTCTTTGTTAAGTTCTTGGAAGAATACTATGACgttgaaaaattgttcaGTGCACCAAATGTTCGTGAAGAAAACGTTATTTTAAAGTTACGTGATGAAAATGTGGACGATTTACAAAAAGTTGTAATAATTGTTTTATCTCATGCCAAGGTTGCAGCCAAGAACAATTTAATTTTAGCCATTTTGAAGCACTACCAACCGCTATGCAAACTTTCTTCGGATGTTGCAGCAATTATTTCTGTTCCATTGAAACACATTGTAGAACTGGAATCTAAAGCCACTGCAAAAGTTGCACTACAAGcaagagaaattttgattcaAGGTGCCTTACCTTCTGTGAAGGAAAGAACAGAACAAATTGAACATATTTTGAAGTCATCTGTTGTCAAGACATCCTATGGTGATACTAATCCAAAACGTACTGAACCGGACatggaaattttgaaagacttGATTGATTCGAACTATGTGgtttttgatgttttgtctcaatttttgaatcatccTGATTCATCTGTTTCTGCTGCGGCTGCTCAGGTTTATGTACGTCGTGCATACAGAGCATATACAATTGGTGATGTTATTGTTCATGAAGCTACTAATCCAATTTGTGAATGGAAATTTCAATTACCTTCTGCAGCTTTCACTGCAGTTCctcaaatgaaatcaaagcTTGGCATGAACAGAGCAATATCCGTGTCTGATTTGACTTATACTGCTGACAGTCAAAGTTCACCATTGAGAACAGGTATTTTGGCTTCTGCTGATCATCTTGATGATGTTGACGAAATCCTATCTCAAAGTTTGGAAATTATTCCTCATGGCAATTCTCTGTCTTCTAATGGTCCAGCACCAGACAGATCGGGTAGCGCAGCTCCGTCTTTGAGTAACGTTGCTAACATTTATGTGAACTCCACTGATGGTTTCGAATCTGACGTTGATGTTCTTAAAAGGTTAAGAGAAATATTGGATCTAAACAAACAGGAATTGATTGATGCCGCAATCCGTCGTATTACTTTCATGTTTGGCTTCAAAGATGGTTCGTATCCTAAGTATTATACTTTCAAAGGTCCTTCTtacgatgaagatgaaactATTCGTCATATTGAACCCGCTTTGGCCTTCCAATTGGAATTAGGAAGAATGTCTAacttcaacatcaaatcCATTTTTACAGAAAACAGAAACATTCATGTGTATGAAGCTGTCGGTAAAACCTCTCCACTTGATAAGAGATTCTTTACTAGAGGAATTATTAGAACAGGTCGTATTCGTGAGGATATCTCCATTCAAGAGTATTTGACCTCAGAAGCTAACAGATTGATGAGTGATATTTTGGACAACTTAGAAATTATTGACACCTCAAACTCAGATTTGAATCAtatttttatcaacttttctGCAGTATTTGACATCTCTCCACAGGATGTCGAAGCAGCCTTCGGAGGCTTCCTGCAAAGATTTGGTAAAAGATTACTGAGGTTACGTGTTGCATCAGCCGAATTACGTATTATCACTAAAGATCCTCAAACAGGCGCGGCAGTACCATTGAGAGCTTTGATCAACAACGTGTCTGGTTATGTAGTCAAAACCGAATTGTACACAGAAGTCAAAAATGCTAAGGGCGAATGGGTATTCAAATCACTGGGTAAACCAGGTTCTATGCATTTGAGATTGATTGCAACACCTTACCCTGTTAAGGAATGGTTGCAACCAAAACGTTACAAGGCCCATTTGATGGGTACCACTTACGTTTACGATTTCCCTGATCTATTTCATCAAGCAGCTGCTTCTAGATGGGAAGCTTATTCGCCAAAGACAAGACTATCTGATGATTTTTTCGTCGCCAATGAATTGATAGAAGATGAGAACGGCGAATTGACTGAAGTTGATCGTGAACCTGGCGCTAACGCAATTGGTATGGTAGCCTTCAAGATTACTGTCAAGACTCCTGAATATCCTCGTGGTCGTCAATTCGTAATTGTTGCAAACGATATTACTTTCAAGATTGGCTCTTTCGGTCCtcaagaagatgaattcttcaacaaagtAACTGAGTATGCCAGAAAGCGCGGTATTCCAAGAATTTACTTGTCAGCAAACTCCGGTGCAAGAATTGGTATCGCTGAAGAATTAGTCCCATTGTACAAAGTTGCTTGGAATGATCCTAATGATCAGACCAGGGGTTTCGATTATTTGTACTTAACATCAGAtaatttggaagaattgaaaaaatatggaaagGAAAATTCTGTTGTTACCGAACGTATCGTGGAAGATGGTGAAGAAAGACATGTTATCAAAGCCATCATTGGTGCGGAAGATGGTCTTGGTGTTGAATGTTTGAAGGGTTCTGGTTTGATTGCTGGTGCCACTTCAAAAGCATATCAAGATATTTTCACCTGTACATTGGTGACCTGTAGATCTGTCGGTATCGGTGCATATTTGGTTAGATTAGGTCAAAGAGCTATTCAAATTGAAGGCCAGCCAATCATTTTAACTGGTGCACCAGCTATCAATAAGGTTTTAGGTAGAGAAGTTTATTCCTCAAATCTACAACTTGGTGGTACTCAGATCATGTATAACAATGGTGTCTCTCATCTAACAGCTCCTGATGATTTCGCTGCcgttgaaaaaattttagagTGGTTGTCGTACGTTCCTGCAAAGCGTAACATGCCTGttccaattcttgaaaCCGATGATAAATGGGACAGAGAAATCGGGTTTGTACCAACTCGTGATGAGGCGTATGACGTCAGATGGATGCTAGAAGGTCGCGAAACTGCTGATGGATTTGAATCTGGTCTATTCGATAAGagttctttctttgaaactttATCAGGATGGGCAAGAGGTGTCGTTGTTGGTAGAGCCCGTCTTGGCGGTATCCCATTAGGTGTTATTGCGGTTGAAACTAGGATGGTTGAACATTTGATTCCTGCTGATCCGGCCAATCCAGATTCTACTGAAACTTTGGTTCAGGAAGCTGGTGGTGTTTGGTATCCAAACTCAGCATTCAAGACAGCTCAAGCGATCAACGACTTCAATAATGGTGAGCAATTACCATTAATGATCCTGGCTAACTGGAGAGGTTTCTCTGGTGGTCAACGTGATATGTATAACGAAGTGTTAAAATACGGATCTTTCATTGTTGATGCATTGGTTGACTACAAACAACCAATCATGGTCTACATTCCGCCAACTGGTGAACTTAGAGGTGGTTCCTGGGTTGTTGTTGATCCAACTATCAATCCTGATCAAATGGAAATGTATGCGGATGTTGATTCTAGAGCTGGTATTCTGGAGCCTGCAGGTATGGTTGGTGTGAAGTATCGTAGAGAAAAATTATTAGGCACCATGGCAAGATTAGATCCAGCCTACAAATCGTTGAAGGCAAAACTTGCAGACTCATCTTTATCAAGCGAAGATcatcaagaaatttcaaagcagTTGGCTGCACGTGAGCAACTATTGTCTCCAATTTACAGTCAAATTAGTGTACAGTTCGCTGATCTACATGATAGATCAACTCGTATGGTTGCCAAAGGTGTTATCAAAAAGGAGCTGCATTGGGTTGAGGCTCGtcgtttcttcttctggaGATTGAGAAGAAGATTAAACGAAGAGTATTTGATCAAGAGACTAGATGCAGAATTACCGCATGCCCCAAGATTAGAAAAAATTGCTAGGTTAAGATCATGGTACCCTGCTTCTGTTGATCATGATAATGACAGACAAGTTGCAACTTGGATTGAGGAGAATTACCAATTATTGGATGAACACTTGAAAACGTTGAAACTGGAGTCATTCGCACAAGGCCTAGCTAAATCTATAAGAACCGATCATGACAACGTTATCACAGGTTTAGCAGCCGTATTAAAAATGCTATCCGCCGAAGATAAGGAGAAACTTACGAAAAGTTTGAAGTAA
- the TIM23 gene encoding protein transporter TIM23 (similar to Saccharomyces cerevisiae TIM23 (YNR017W); ancestral locus Anc_6.312) has translation MSWLFGKGKSSNEQTQKHSEFEPDSHINEKLGFDPQQLTSVSNIISSPGALDPARLHPLAGLEKGVEYLDLEEEQLSTLEGSQGLIPSRGWTDDLCYGTGAVYLVGLGIGGSYGFLEGLRNIPPNSPGKLQLNTILNHITRRGPFLGNNMGVLALTYNLINSTIDSFRGKHDTPGSIVAGALTGAIFKSSKGLKPMAYASALTAGTAATWSVLKKGILE, from the coding sequence ATGTCATGGTTATTCGGCAAGGGAAAGAGCTCGAATGAACAAACACAGAAACACAGCGAGTTCGAACCGGATTCACATATCAATGAAAAGCTAGGGTTTGATCCGCAGCAACTAACGAGCGTATCCAATATAATTTCGAGTCCCGGTGCTCTGGATCCTGCAAGACTTCATCCGTTGGCCGGGTTGGAAAAGGGCGTGGAGTATCTAGACCTTGAGGAGGAACAGCTTTCCACACTTGAAGGTTCGCAGGGTTTAATCCCATCCCGTGGGTGGACCGATGACCTGTGTTACGGGACCGGTGCAGTCTACCTAGTTGGATTGGGAATCGGTGGTTCGTACGGGTTTCTGGAGGGCTTGAGAAATATACCACCCAATAGTCCAGGAAAGCTGCAGTTGAATACAATTCTAAATCACATCACTAGGAGAGGTCCATTTTTAGGTAACAACATGGGTGTCTTGGCATTAACTTACAATTTAATAAACTCGACAATCGATAGTTTCAGAGGTAAACACGATACGCCGGGCTCCATAGTTGCTGGCGCGCTAACGGGTGCCATTTTTAAATCTTCGAAAGGTTTGAAACCAATGGCATATGCATCGGCTTTAACAGCGGGTACAGCTGCTACATGGTCCGTGCTCAAGAAAGGTATACTAGAATAG
- the RRT12 gene encoding Rrt12p (similar to Saccharomyces cerevisiae YCR045C; ancestral locus Anc_6.313): MRAFWLLIFISCLCGETVLAEEYFVRFKTPECFRIFMSTGMGKLNFIREMFGSKVKKTFCFGSFRGITIDVPEEVMEKMKRNPLVAEMVPNIKFDAFGDNDYDEEYGDPHDGDGDIENDDDDDYDADDDLYDRTEIQNNAPRHLARLSRRSQLPFDFDDEKYYESFNYYYDKFHQGQGVNVYIIDTGIHPNSDEFDERLHFGQDFTGEGVGDSNGHGTHVAGIVASKRFGVAKKANIIDVKALNSKGQGNLTTVISSIEFAIAHCRENNDNKACVANLSLGSMRNSVINQAVKAAFESGLLMVTAAGNSNMNACWTSPASAPEAIAVGAFDDRTDTIARFSNWGQCVDVFAPGVKVRSLSIRNPNKWASFSGTSMSSPSIAGLCAILINKGVDINDIKEKVIELTTDDILQKRTLIMKPGTPNRIAFNGIKLEDDEFENAIYPIVDMDSFIEALEKYQPNNADFTFGRE, translated from the coding sequence ATGAGAGCATTTTGGCTGCTAATATTCATATCGTGTCTGTGTGGTGAAACAGTTCTCGCAGAGGAGTATTTTGTTAGATTTAAAACACCAGAATGTTTCCGTATTTTTATGAGTACAGGGATGGGAAAGCTAAATTTTATTCGAGAAATGTTCGGTAGTAAAGTCAAAAAGACATTCTGCTTTGGGTCTTTTAGAGGTATCACAATTGATGTGCCTGAGGAAGtgatggaaaaaatgaaaagaaaccCGCTTGTGGCAGAGATGGTTCCCAACATCAAATTCGATGCATTTGGGGATAATGATTATGATGAGGAGTATGGAGATCCTCATGATGGCGATGGCGATATCGAaaatgacgatgacgatgactATGATGCTGACGACGATTTATATGATAGGACTGAGATTCAAAACAATGCTCCACGGCATCTGGCAAGATTATCACGCCGATCGCAATTGCCTTTTgactttgatgatgagaaGTATTACGAATCGTTCAATTACTACTACGACAAGTTCCATCAGGGACAGGGCGTAAATGTGTATATAATCGATACAGGTATTCATCCCAATTCAGACGAGTTTGATGAAAGACTCCATTTCGGTCAAGACTTTACTGGAGAGGGAGTTGGTGATTCCAATGGCCACGGCACTCATGTCGCGGGGATCGTGGCATCCAAAAGATTCGGTGTAGCTAAAAAAGCTAACATAATAGATGTTAAAgcattgaattcaaaggGACAAGGCAATTTAACAACTGTGATtagttcaattgaatttgcaaTTGCACATTGTAGGGAAAATAATGACAATAAAGCTTGTGTGGCAAATTTAAGTCTAGGTTCGATGAGAAACAGTGTTATTAACCAAGCCGTTAAAGCAGCATTCGAATCCGGATTACTCATGGTAACAGCAGCGGGCAATTCCAACATGAATGCATGTTGGACGAGTCCAGCATCCGCACCAGAGGCAATAGCAGTAGGTGCTTTTGATGATAGAACTGATACAATAGCGAGGTTTAGTAATTGGGGTCAATGTGTAGACGTTTTTGCACCAGGGGTTAAGGTTAGATCACTTTCAATTAGAAACCCTAATAAGTGGGCATCGTTTTCTGGAACTTCAATGTCCTCACCAAGCATTGCCGGACTCTGTGCAATTTTAATCAACAAGGGAGTCGATATAAATgacatcaaagaaaaggtaaTTGAGTTAACAACCGACGATATTCTACAAAAAAGAACTCTAATTATGAAACCAGGTACACCTAATAGAATTGCATTCAACGGAATCAAACTtgaggatgatgaatttgaaaacgCCATATATCCCATTGTTGATATGGATTCATTCATTGAAGCTTTGGAGAAGTACCAGCCTAACAATGCTGACTTTACCTTTGGAAGAGAATAA
- the RCF2 gene encoding Rcf2p (similar to Saccharomyces cerevisiae YNR018W; ancestral locus Anc_6.314), translated as MKILTAEEIEAHRYHTLSGGVKGIVAGLLISGAIFKIVPLRYPKFNPKAMTYSVKTAMFITPPTLLAAICGEEASSKFDEIMYSSGAESSQALEEHRRWKNLPFKEKLVEGLSNNRYKLITGAWAASLYGSWVFVNRDPIMTRTQKAVQARMYAQFITVLLLLASMGLSMYEQKLHPNKQKQNEQQRWNKLLQEAEVEEEREKERLKTGFATNQDRINAKIFKYD; from the coding sequence ATGAAGATTTTAACTGctgaagagattgaagCACACAGATATCACACCTTGTCTGGTGGTGTTAAGGGTATAGTCGCTGGTCTGTTAATCTCAGGagcaattttcaaaattgtgcCACTAAGATATCCCAAATTCAACCCAAAAGCTATGACATATTCTGTCAAGACCGCTATGTTTATCACACCACCAACCTTGTTGGCAGCAATTTGTGGGGAAGAGGCCTCAAGTAAGTTTGATGAGATTATGTACAGCAGTGGTGCTGAATCAAGTCAGGCCTTGGAGGAACATAGAAGATGGAAAAATTTGCCTTTCAAGGAGAAGCTAGTCGAAGGCTTGTCTAACAACAGGTATAAGCTCATCACAGGTGCTTGGGCAGCCTCGCTATATGGATCCTGGGTCTTCGTTAACAGGGATCCAATCATGACAAGGACACAAAAGGCGGTACAAGCAAGGATGTACGCTCAATTTATCACCGTTTTACTTCTGTTAGCTTCAATGGGTCTAAGCATGTACGAGCAAAAACTGCATCCAAATAAACAAAAGCAAAATGAGCAACAGCGTTGGAACAAGTTATTGCAAGAAGCTGAAGTTGAAGAGGAACgtgaaaaggaaagacTTAAAACCGGTTTTGCAACCAACCAGGACAGAATCAATgctaaaattttcaaatatgatTAA
- the IMG1 gene encoding mitochondrial 54S ribosomal protein bL19m (similar to Saccharomyces cerevisiae IMG1 (YCR046C); ancestral locus Anc_6.315): MCRTSSIDAIMFKNLVPRCTPKIFFRSYQIPTTTRKIIPIYSPVEKIQSSNILERLSRQELDTKLDPNGWRRKIISKSKNSLNAGDVVRVVYDAEKCSYDNFVGYVLSVDRKRLIQDASVLLRNQIAKTSVEVRVPIFSPLVERIDVLRKSDSRRKRNKHYYIRGTKLDVGDLEAGLRKKR; the protein is encoded by the coding sequence ATGTGTAGAACGAGCTCTATTGACGCAATCatgttcaagaatttgGTGCCCAGGTGCACACCCAAAATCTTCTTTAGAAGCTATCAGATCCCAACCACTACAAGAAAGATAATTCCAATTTATTCACCGgtggaaaaaattcaatcatCAAATATTCTAGAGCGCTTATCGAGGCAGGAATTGGACACAAAACTGGACCCAAACGgatggagaagaaaaattatctCTAAATCGAAGAACAGCCTGAATGCTGGCGATGTCGTAAGGGTTGTATACGACGCTGAAAAGTGTTCATATGATAATTTTGTTGGCTATGTTCTATCAGTAGATCGAAAGAGGTTAATTCAGGATGCGTCCGTTTTGCTAAGAAATCAAATAGCTAAAACTTCCGTTGAAGTGAGGGTACCAATTTTCTCACCATTGGTTGAAAGAATAGATGTACTCAGAAAATCAGACAGTAGAAGGAAGAGAAATAAGCATTATTACATCAGAGGTACCAAGCTGGATGTCGGTGATTTGGAAGCAGGtctcagaaaaaaaaggtaa